The Miscanthus floridulus cultivar M001 chromosome 17, ASM1932011v1, whole genome shotgun sequence genome has a window encoding:
- the LOC136518043 gene encoding tyrosine N-monooxygenase-like gives MATMEVEAAAATVLAAPLLSSSAILKLLLFIVTLSYLARALSRPRKTTTKCSSTTCASPGVGNPPLPPGPVPWPVVGNLPEMLLNKPAFRWIHQMMSEMGTDIACVKLGGIHVVSITCPEIAREVLRKQDANFISRPRTFASETFSGGYRNAVLSPYGDQWKKMRRVLTSEIICPSRHAWLHDKRADEADTLTRYVYNLATRAAGDVVDVRHVARHYCGNVIRRLMFNRRYFGEPQPDGGPGPMEVLHMDAVFTSLGLLYAFCVSDYLPWLRGLDLDGHEKIVKEANEAVNRLHDTVIDDRWRQWKSGERQEMEDFLDVLITLKDAQGNPLLTIEEVKAQSQDITFAAVDNPSNAVEWALAEMANNPEVMAKAMEELDRVVGRERLVQESDIPKLNYVKACIREAFRLHPVAPFNVPHVALADTTIAGYRVPKGSHVILSRTGLGRNPRVWDEPLRFYPDRHLAAASDVALTENDLRFISFSTGRRGCIAASLGTAMSIMLFGRLLQGFTWSKPPGVEAVDLSESKSDTFMATTLVLHAEPRLPAHLYPAISV, from the exons ATGGCGACAATGGAGGTGGAGGCAGCCGCCGCCACGGTGCTGGCTGCCCCCTTGCTGTCCTCCTCTGCGATACTCAAACTGCTGCTATTCATAGTGACGCTCTCGTACCTGGCCCGAGCCCTGAGCCGGCCACGCAAAACCACCACTAAGTGCAGCAGCACAACGTGCGCCTCCCCGGGCGTTGGCAACCCGCCGCTCCCGCCCGGGCCCGTGCCGTGGCCCGTCGTCGGCAACCTGCCGGAGATGCTGCTGAACAAGCCGGCATTCCGCTGGATCCATCAGATGATGAGCGAGATGGGCACGGACATCGCTTGCGTCAAGCTCGGCGGCATCCACGTCGTGTCCATCACCTGCCCGGAGATCGCTCGGGAGGTGCTCCGGAAGCAGGACGCAAACTTCATATCCCGCCCGCGCACTTTCGCGTCCGAGACGTTCAGCGGCGGCTACCGGAACGCCGTGCTCTCGCCCTACGGCGACCAGTGGAAGAAGATGCGTCGCGTCCTCACCTCCGAGATCATCTGCCCGTCTCGCCACGCGTGGCTCCACGACAAGCGCGCCGACGAGGCCGACACTCTCACCCGCTACGTCTACAACCTCGCCACCAGAGCCGCCGGCGACGTCGTCGACGTCAGGCACGTTGCTCGTCACTACTGTGGCAACGTCATCCGCCGCCTCATGTTCAACAGGCGCTACTTCGGCGAGCCCCAGCCTGACGGCGGGCCTGGGCCGATGGAGGTGCTGCACATGGACGCCGTGTTCACCTCCCTCGGCCTCCTCTACGCCTTCTGCGTCTCCGACTACCTCCCCTGGCTGCGGGGCCTCGACCTCGACGGCCACGAGAAGATCGTCAAGGAGGCTAACGAGGCGGTGAACAGGCTCCACGACACGGTCATCGACGACCGGTGGAGGCAGTGGAAGAGCGGCGAGCGGCAGGAGATGGAGGACTTCCTGGATGTGCTCATCACGCTCAAGGACGCCCAGGGCAACCCGCTACTGACCATCGAGGAGGTCAAAGCGCAGTCACAG GACATCACGTTCGCGGCGGTGGACAACCCGTCGAACGCCGTGGAGTGGGCGCTGGCAGAGATGGCGAACAACCCGGAGGTGATGGCGAAGGCGATGGAGGAGCTCGACCGCGTCGTCGGCCGGGAAAGGCTAGTGCAGGAGTCGGACATCCCGAAGCTCAACTACGTGAAGGCCTGCATCCGGGAGGCCTTCCGACTCCATCCGGTGGCGCCCTTCAACGTCCCGCACGTCGCGCTCGCCGACACCACCATCGCCGGCTACCGCGTCCCCAAGGGCAGCCACGTGATCCTGAGCCGCACGGGGCTGGGCCGCAACCCGCGCGTGTGGGACGAGCCCCTGCGCTTCTACCCAGACCGCCACCTTGCCGCCGCGTCCGACGTCGCACTCACCGAGAATGACCTGCGGTTCATCTCCTTCAGCACCGGCCGCCGTGGCTGCATTGCGGCGTCGCTCGGCACCGCTATGAGCATCATGCTATTCGGAAGGCTCCTGCAGGGGTTCACCTGGAGCAAGCCGCCCGGGGTGGAGGCCGTGGACCTCAGCGAGTCCAAGAGCGACACCTTCATGGCCACCACATTGGTGCTGCACGCCGAGCCGAGGCTGCCGGCGCACCTCTACCCGGCCATCTCCGTCTGA
- the LOC136518060 gene encoding cyanohydrin beta-glucosyltransferase — MGSNAPPPPTPHVVLVPFPGQGHVAPLMQLARLLHARGARVTFVYTQYNYRRLLRAKGEAAVRPAATSSERFRVEVIDDGLSLSVPQNDVAGLVDFLRHNCLDPFRALLRRLGHEAEEQGAPPVTCVVGDVVMTFAAAAAREAGIPEVQFFTASACGLMGYLQYGELAKRGLVPFKDASLLTDDGYLDTPLEWVPGMSHMRLRDMPAFCRTTDPDDVMVSATLQQIQSAAGSKALILNTLYELEKDVVDALAAFFPPIYTVGPLAEVIASSDSDSGLAGMDISIWQEDTRCLSWLDGKPAGSVVYVNFGSMHVMTAAQAREFALGLARCGSPFLWVKRPDVVDGGEVVLPEALLDEVARGGGLVVPWCPQAEVLKHAAVGLFVSHCGWNSLLEATAAGQPVLAWPCHAEQTTNCRQVCEVWGNGAQLPREVESGAVARLVREMMAGDLGKEKRAKAAEWKAAAEAAARKGGASWRNVERVVNDLLLVGSKQ; from the coding sequence ATGGGCAGCAACGCGCCCCCTCCGCCGACGCCGCACGTGGTGCTGGTCCCGTTCCCGGGGCAAGGCCACGTCGCGCCGCTGATGCAGCTGGCGCGCCTCCTCCACGCCCGGGGCGCGCGCGTCACCTTCGTCTACACCCAGTACAACTACCGCCGCCTCCTGCGCGCCAAGGGCGAGGCCGCCGTCAGgcccgccgccacctcctccGAGAGGTTCCGCGTCGAGGTCATCGACGACGGCCTCTCCCTCTCCGTGCCGCAGAACGACGTGGCGgggctcgtcgacttcctgcgcCACAACTGCCTCGACCCGTTCCGCGCGCTGCTGCGGCGCCTGGGGCACGAGGCGGAGGAGCAAGGCGCGCCGCCCGTCACTTGCGTCGTGGGCGACGTCGTCATGACCTTCGCGGCGGCCGCCGCCAGGGAGGCCGGCATCCCCGAGGTGCAGTTTTTCACGGCCTCCGCATGCGGACTCATGGGCTACTTGCAGTACGGCGAGCTTGCCAAACGAGGCCTCGTCCCTTTCAAAGACGCGAGCCTCCTGACCGACGACGGGTACCTGGACACGCCGCTGGAGTGGGTGCCGGGGATGAGCCACATGCGGCTCAGGGACATGCCGGCGTTCTGCCGCACCACGGACCCCGACGACGTCATGGTGTCCGCCACGCTCCAGCAGATACAGAGCGCCGCCGGCTCCAAGGCCCTCATCCTCAACACCCTGTACGAGCTCGAGAAGGACGTGGTGGACGCGCTCGCCGCCTTCTTCCCGCCGATCTACACCGTGGGCCCGCTCGCCGAGGTCATCGCGtcctccgactccgactccgGCCTCGCCGGCATGGACATCAGCATCTGGCAGGAGGACACGCGGTGCCTGTCGTGGCTTGACGGGAAGCCGGCCGGCTCCGTGGTTTACGTCAACTTCGGCAGCATGCACGTCATGACGGCCGCGCAGGCGCGGGAGTTCGCGCTGGGCCTGGCGCGCTGCGGCTCCCCGTTCCTGTGGGTGAAGCGCCCCGACGTGGTGGACGGCGGCGAGGTGGTGTTGCCGGAGGCCCTACTGGAcgaggtggcgcgcggcgggggCCTCGTCGTGCCGTGGTGCCCGCAGGCGGAAGTGCTCAAGCACGCCGCCGTGGGGCTGTTCGTCTCGCACTGCGGGTGGAACTCCCTGCTGGAGGCCACGGCGGCCGGGCAGCCGGTGCTCGCCTGGCCCTGCCACGCGGAGCAGACCACCAACTGCAGGCAGGTGTGCGAGGTCTGGGGCAACGGCGCGCAGCTGCCCAGGGAAGTGGAGAGCGGCGCGGTGGCCCGTCTGGTGAGGGAGATGATGGCCGGGGATCTGGGGAAGGAGAAGCGGGCGAAGGCGGCGGAGTGGaaagcggcggcggaggccgcGGCCAGGAAAGGCGGCGCGTCGTGGCGTAATGTTGAACGCGTGGTGAACGACCTGCTGCTGGTCGGGAGCAAGCAGTGA